The DNA segment TGTTTGGCTGGAAAAACCGTCGCGATAAGCCTGGATTGGTGTTGAGATTTGACTTGGTGGCATTTGATGAAGTGGCAGGTTCCAACTTCAAAGTCGAAGCCAACAAACAGATGTACAAGGGCTACATGGAACAGGGTTCCTTCTCTCGCGGGGATGACAAAGGCACCCTTTCTGCTGACGCTGGCATCGTCTTTAACGGCAACCTAGACGGTGATGTAGAAACCACTGCCCGTATCTCTCACCTATTCAACGCCCTCCCAGATGCCATCCGCAACGATATGGCATTCCACGATCGCTGGCACGCCTATCTCCCCGGTTGGGAAATGCCCAAAATGCAACCGGATTATTTTACTGCCCACTTGGGGTTTATTGCCGATTACATTGCCGAAATCTTCCACACCGAGTTAAGGAGGCGCAACTACACCGATACCTACGATCGCTTTTTCAGTTTGGGTAGTCATGTAGAAGAGAGGGATAGGAGAGCGATCGCACGTACTACCGCTGGTTTCGTCAAACTCCTTCACCCCGATGGCAACTGCTCCCAAGGGGAAATTGAAGAATACATTACCCTTGCCATTGAAGTACGTCGCCGAGTCAAAGAACAGCTCAAGCGCATGGGGGGCATTGAGTATTCCAAGGTGAATCTCTCCTACATCGACAAACAAACCGGACAGGAAACTATTGTCACCTGCCCCGAACTCAGTTCCGCCCAGATGATTCCCGATCATCCCCTTTCCCCCGGTGACTTATTCACTGTCGGGTTTGACTCCAACGAAAGCCGTTACTCCCTCTACCGCATCCAAATTTCTGCCATACCTGGGACACACCGCTTCAATCTCATCGGCACTACAGGCAAAGGCATCAAAGAAAGCGCACGTATGGCGTATGACTATTTGAAAGCCAATGCCAAACGGGTAGGCATTGACCGCGACCTCACATCCTACGACTTCAACATCCAAGTGATGAGTTTGATGCAGGGCAAAGATGCCGATGACTTGGGTGTAGCCTTCTACATCGGTTTAATTTCTGCCATTTTGAACCGTCCCATTGCAGGCGGTCTAGTAATTCTTGGGCAAATGAGTATTCACGGCGTTCTGAGTCGGGTGGAAGGGTTGGGAGACAAACTTCGTATTGCGATGGATGCAGGGGCAAAGCGGGTAATGTTCCCAACTGAGAATCGGCGAGACTTTGCCGAGTTGCCTGCTGGGGTGATTGATAAGTTACAGATTGATTTTTACAGCGATCCGGCACAGGCTGCGTTTAAGGCATTAGCAGAAATTTGAAGCTCAGCGCGATCGCTTCTGCTGCGGTCTCCGCTTTAAATCCTCAGCCAGTCAAATATCCACCAGTTCCCCCTCCTCCCACGCTTCACCATCCGGTTTAACCAACCGTTGTGCGAGCTTTTGAGTTCTACATCTGAGGGGCAATGCGATCGCTCTTTCAGAGCCGCTCCGCTAACGCAGCAGCACTTCGCGATCGCCTTCACTCCATTTTAGAGATACAGATTGCCACTCTTGTCAATCGCGTTGGGGCTTATCCCCACTCGGTGCAACTATGTGAATTAGGCTACCGTTGAACTTTATCGTTTTCTACTGATTGAGTAGACTCTTAATTTCTTCAGGTGTGAATGGATTTTCACCAGCACGTAGGGCATTAA comes from the Coleofasciculus sp. FACHB-1120 genome and includes:
- the brxL gene encoding protease Lon-related BREX system protein BrxL; amino-acid sequence: MAGELVLDELDRKLDKAFPGRIVRKDLVKKLKVGFNIPVYVLEYLLGKYCSTTDEVEIQAGLEQVKNAISERVVRGDESELIKARLQRLGSLKLIDLVIVTFDEKVQGGKFWARLSTCGLDKVHIDEDIVHKYERLLTGGVWANLELVYDDSFVSDGQIRPFVIHRLAPIQIASANFEEFVEGRSHFTRDEWIDVLVRSMGYEPTHPDFTLRRKLLFLLRLVPVVESNYNLIELGPRGTGKSYVYREISPYVVLLSGGQGSIADLFGWKNRRDKPGLVLRFDLVAFDEVAGSNFKVEANKQMYKGYMEQGSFSRGDDKGTLSADAGIVFNGNLDGDVETTARISHLFNALPDAIRNDMAFHDRWHAYLPGWEMPKMQPDYFTAHLGFIADYIAEIFHTELRRRNYTDTYDRFFSLGSHVEERDRRAIARTTAGFVKLLHPDGNCSQGEIEEYITLAIEVRRRVKEQLKRMGGIEYSKVNLSYIDKQTGQETIVTCPELSSAQMIPDHPLSPGDLFTVGFDSNESRYSLYRIQISAIPGTHRFNLIGTTGKGIKESARMAYDYLKANAKRVGIDRDLTSYDFNIQVMSLMQGKDADDLGVAFYIGLISAILNRPIAGGLVILGQMSIHGVLSRVEGLGDKLRIAMDAGAKRVMFPTENRRDFAELPAGVIDKLQIDFYSDPAQAAFKALAEI